Proteins co-encoded in one Malus sylvestris chromosome 9, drMalSylv7.2, whole genome shotgun sequence genomic window:
- the LOC126634100 gene encoding zinc finger CCCH domain-containing protein 62-like isoform X12 yields the protein MAAPEQSKNRRYEEKDEDLWEIGESESDPEYDSDESMKDPTYSILEETHAKFSNLSIKGKSKARIVKDNDVGSEAEVDGQEVVVPELDEKDRQSFENVQKIIEARQIEKLKVEQCKLYLRKNGLRLTGNKDTLILRIKEHLEILNGGGEKKYPASTFVLNCKGDACTGDVVMFEQHVYEMFDIASRSGKGPPCGTRIVAGRIVKESYGAAKQQHTFTIEVLWSKGEKPLPPLHPLLIKGRNLYRLKTLRQKWEDEGERQKVLMEKHSRGSLARSDREARVQEKEMRKVLKTNRVSRKGGPKKNESQLNSTSVLKSSHQPQQSVSFVNSANLHQPVGISVGSGNMKAGAQQLGLFSHSSKPATQPHQSESTAYSQKPAPGPPAISSGFFVDSRKVTFQPQLRRNTTMQDRYFNQASQNLDTSTNPNNIQRVYNRTGEALVNIYDNKSNAHTVQGISFQGHQRQPLASVNHFLPTSPRGQKLMCRHYAQGRCYYGERRKFSHENEVREERWSQQQSYYGERCKFSHENEVREERWSQLQSYYGERCKFSHENEVREERWPPQQRNFELSWRQRQIFQ from the exons ATGGCTGCCCCTGAGCAATCCAAAAATCGTCGATACGAAGAAAAAGATGAAGACTTGTGGGAAATCGGAGAGTCCGAGTCCGACCCAGAATACGATTCGGATGAGTCAATGAAGGACCCGACTTACAGCATTCTCGAAGAAACCCACGCCAAATTCTCAAATCTCTCGATCAAGGGTAAATCAAAGGCTCG AATTGTTAAGGATAATGATGTCGGTAGTGAAGCAGAAGTTGATGGACAGGAGGTGGTTGTGCCTGAGCTGGACGAGAAGGATagacaaagctttgaaaatgtTCAAAAGATTATTGAAG CTAGACAGATTGAGAAACTGAAAGTGGAGCAATGTAAGCTGTACCTTAGGAAGAACGGGTTGAGACTCACCGGAAATAAAGACACGCTTATTCTGCGCATTAAGGAGCATTTAGA GATTTTGAATGGTGGGGGTGAGAAGAAGTACCCGGCATCtacctttgttttgaattgtaAAG GGGATGCATGCACTGGTGATGTCGTCATGTTTGAACAACATGTTTATGAAAT GTTTGACATAGCATCGCGGAGTGGAAAAGGCCCTCCATGTGGAACAAGGATTGTTGCAGGTAGGATTGTGAAAGAAAGCTATGGAGCTGCTAAACAGCAGCACACCTTTACA ATTGAAGTACTCTGGAGCAAAGGGGAGAAACCACTTCCTCCACTCCATCCCCTCCTAATTAAGGGCCGGAACCTGTACCGGTTGAAAACTTTGAGACAG AAATGGGAAGATGAAGGGGAGAGGCAGAAAGTCTTGATGGAAAAGCACTCTAGGGGATCTCTTGCTAGGTCTGACAGGGAAGCACGGGTCCAAGAGAAGGAAATGAGGAAAGTGCTCAAGACAAATCG GGTTTCAAGAAAGGGAGGACCGAAAAAGAACGAGTCTCAGTTGAACTCAACCTCGGTGCTGAAATCATCTCATCAACCTCAACAATCTGTTTCATTTGTTAACTCAGCAAACCTACATCAACCAGTTGGTATATCAGTTGGTTCAGGAAACATGAAAGCGGGAGCTCAGCAGTTGGGATTGTTTTCTCATTCATCAAAACCAGCAACTCAACCTCACCAATCAGAATCTACTGCCTATTCACAAAAACCAGCCCCAGGACCTCCAGCTATAAGCTCGGGCTTTTTTGTTGATTCCAGAAAAGTGACATTTCAGCCTCAACTGAGAAGGAACACTACAATGCAAGATAGGTATTTCAACCAAGCTTCTCAGAACTTGGATACGAGTACAAATCCAAACAACATACAAAGAGTGTATAATAGAACCGGAGAGGCTCTGGTTAACATCTATGACAACAAATCCAATGCTCATACTGTCCAAGGAATTTCATTCCAGGGTCATCAAAGACAGCCGTTGGCAAGTGTAAACCACTTCCTTCCCACGAGTCCGCGAGGGCAAAAGCTGATGTGCCGACATTATGCTCAGGGTCGATGTTACTATGGAGAAAGACGCAAGTTTTctcatgaaaatgaagtgaggGAAGAGAGGTGGTCCCAGCAGCAAAGTTACTACGGAGAGAGATGCAAGTTTTctcatgaaaatgaagtgaggGAAGAGAGGTGGTCCCAGCTGCAAAGTTACTACGGAGAGAGATGCAAGTTTTctcatgaaaatgaagtgaggGAAGAGAG GTGGCCTCCGCAGCAAAGGAATTTTGAGTTATCATGGAGACAGCGGCAAATTTTCCAATGA
- the LOC126634100 gene encoding zinc finger CCCH domain-containing protein 62-like isoform X11, whose translation MAAPEQSKNRRYEEKDEDLWEIGESESDPEYDSDESMKDPTYSILEETHAKFSNLSIKGKSKARIVKDNDVGSEAEVDGQEVVVPELDEKDRQSFENVQKIIEARQIEKLKVEQCKLYLRKNGLRLTGNKDTLILRIKEHLEILNGGGEKKYPASTFVLNCKGDACTGDVVMFEQHVYEMFDIASRSGKGPPCGTRIVAGRIVKESYGAAKQQHTFTIEVLWSKGEKPLPPLHPLLIKGRNLYRLKTLRQKWEDEGERQKVLMEKHSRGSLARSDREARVQEKEMRKVLKTNRVSRKGGPKKNESQLNSTSVLKSSHQPQQSVSFVNSANLHQPVGISVGSGNMKAGAQQLGLFSHSSKPATQPHQSESTAYSQKPAPGPPAISSGFFVDSRKVTFQPQLRRNTTMQDRYFNQASQNLDTSTNPNNIQRVYNRTGEALVNIYDNKSNAHTVQGISFQGHQRQPLASVNHFLPTSPRGQKLMCRHYAQGRCYYGERRKFSHENEVREERWSQQQSYYGERCKFSHENEVREERWSQLQSYYGERCKFSHENEVREERWSPQQSYYGKRCKFSHENEVREERWPPQQRNFELSWRQRQIFQ comes from the exons ATGGCTGCCCCTGAGCAATCCAAAAATCGTCGATACGAAGAAAAAGATGAAGACTTGTGGGAAATCGGAGAGTCCGAGTCCGACCCAGAATACGATTCGGATGAGTCAATGAAGGACCCGACTTACAGCATTCTCGAAGAAACCCACGCCAAATTCTCAAATCTCTCGATCAAGGGTAAATCAAAGGCTCG AATTGTTAAGGATAATGATGTCGGTAGTGAAGCAGAAGTTGATGGACAGGAGGTGGTTGTGCCTGAGCTGGACGAGAAGGATagacaaagctttgaaaatgtTCAAAAGATTATTGAAG CTAGACAGATTGAGAAACTGAAAGTGGAGCAATGTAAGCTGTACCTTAGGAAGAACGGGTTGAGACTCACCGGAAATAAAGACACGCTTATTCTGCGCATTAAGGAGCATTTAGA GATTTTGAATGGTGGGGGTGAGAAGAAGTACCCGGCATCtacctttgttttgaattgtaAAG GGGATGCATGCACTGGTGATGTCGTCATGTTTGAACAACATGTTTATGAAAT GTTTGACATAGCATCGCGGAGTGGAAAAGGCCCTCCATGTGGAACAAGGATTGTTGCAGGTAGGATTGTGAAAGAAAGCTATGGAGCTGCTAAACAGCAGCACACCTTTACA ATTGAAGTACTCTGGAGCAAAGGGGAGAAACCACTTCCTCCACTCCATCCCCTCCTAATTAAGGGCCGGAACCTGTACCGGTTGAAAACTTTGAGACAG AAATGGGAAGATGAAGGGGAGAGGCAGAAAGTCTTGATGGAAAAGCACTCTAGGGGATCTCTTGCTAGGTCTGACAGGGAAGCACGGGTCCAAGAGAAGGAAATGAGGAAAGTGCTCAAGACAAATCG GGTTTCAAGAAAGGGAGGACCGAAAAAGAACGAGTCTCAGTTGAACTCAACCTCGGTGCTGAAATCATCTCATCAACCTCAACAATCTGTTTCATTTGTTAACTCAGCAAACCTACATCAACCAGTTGGTATATCAGTTGGTTCAGGAAACATGAAAGCGGGAGCTCAGCAGTTGGGATTGTTTTCTCATTCATCAAAACCAGCAACTCAACCTCACCAATCAGAATCTACTGCCTATTCACAAAAACCAGCCCCAGGACCTCCAGCTATAAGCTCGGGCTTTTTTGTTGATTCCAGAAAAGTGACATTTCAGCCTCAACTGAGAAGGAACACTACAATGCAAGATAGGTATTTCAACCAAGCTTCTCAGAACTTGGATACGAGTACAAATCCAAACAACATACAAAGAGTGTATAATAGAACCGGAGAGGCTCTGGTTAACATCTATGACAACAAATCCAATGCTCATACTGTCCAAGGAATTTCATTCCAGGGTCATCAAAGACAGCCGTTGGCAAGTGTAAACCACTTCCTTCCCACGAGTCCGCGAGGGCAAAAGCTGATGTGCCGACATTATGCTCAGGGTCGATGTTACTATGGAGAAAGACGCAAGTTTTctcatgaaaatgaagtgaggGAAGAGAGGTGGTCCCAGCAGCAAAGTTACTACGGAGAGAGATGCAAGTTTTctcatgaaaatgaagtgaggGAAGAGAGGTGGTCCCAGCTGCAAAGTTACTACGGAGAGAGATGCAAGTTTTctcatgaaaatgaagtgaggGAAGAGAG GTGGTCTCCGCAGCAAAGTTACTACGGAAAGAGATGCAAGTTTTctcatgaaaatgaagtgaggGAAGAGAGGTGGCCTCCGCAGCAAAGGAATTTTGAGTTATCATGGAGACAGCGGCAAATTTTCCAATGA
- the LOC126634100 gene encoding zinc finger CCCH domain-containing protein 62-like isoform X6 codes for MAAPEQSKNRRYEEKDEDLWEIGESESDPEYDSDESMKDPTYSILEETHAKFSNLSIKGKSKARIVKDNDVGSEAEVDGQEVVVPELDEKDRQSFENVQKIIEARQIEKLKVEQCKLYLRKNGLRLTGNKDTLILRIKEHLEILNGGGEKKYPASTFVLNCKGDACTGDVVMFEQHVYEMFDIASRSGKGPPCGTRIVAGRIVKESYGAAKQQHTFTIEVLWSKGEKPLPPLHPLLIKGRNLYRLKTLRQKWEDEGERQKVLMEKHSRGSLARSDREARVQEKEMRKVLKTNRVSRKGGPKKNESQLNSTSVLKSSHQPQQSVSFVNSANLHQPVGISVGSGNMKAGAQQLGLFSHSSKPATQPHQSESTAYSQKPAPGPPAISSGFFVDSRKVTFQPQLRRNTTMQDRYFNQASQNLDTSTNPNNIQRVYNRTGEALVNIYDNKSNAHTVQGISFQGHQRQPLASVNHFLPTSPRGQKLMCRHYAQGRCYYGERRKFSHENEVREERWSQQQSYYGERCKFSHENEVREERWSQLQSYYGERCKFSHENEVREERWSPQQSYYGERCKFSHENEVREERWPPQQRNFELSWRQRQIFHENEVREERWSPQQSYYGKRCKFSHENEVREERWPPQQRNFELSWRQRQIFQ; via the exons ATGGCTGCCCCTGAGCAATCCAAAAATCGTCGATACGAAGAAAAAGATGAAGACTTGTGGGAAATCGGAGAGTCCGAGTCCGACCCAGAATACGATTCGGATGAGTCAATGAAGGACCCGACTTACAGCATTCTCGAAGAAACCCACGCCAAATTCTCAAATCTCTCGATCAAGGGTAAATCAAAGGCTCG AATTGTTAAGGATAATGATGTCGGTAGTGAAGCAGAAGTTGATGGACAGGAGGTGGTTGTGCCTGAGCTGGACGAGAAGGATagacaaagctttgaaaatgtTCAAAAGATTATTGAAG CTAGACAGATTGAGAAACTGAAAGTGGAGCAATGTAAGCTGTACCTTAGGAAGAACGGGTTGAGACTCACCGGAAATAAAGACACGCTTATTCTGCGCATTAAGGAGCATTTAGA GATTTTGAATGGTGGGGGTGAGAAGAAGTACCCGGCATCtacctttgttttgaattgtaAAG GGGATGCATGCACTGGTGATGTCGTCATGTTTGAACAACATGTTTATGAAAT GTTTGACATAGCATCGCGGAGTGGAAAAGGCCCTCCATGTGGAACAAGGATTGTTGCAGGTAGGATTGTGAAAGAAAGCTATGGAGCTGCTAAACAGCAGCACACCTTTACA ATTGAAGTACTCTGGAGCAAAGGGGAGAAACCACTTCCTCCACTCCATCCCCTCCTAATTAAGGGCCGGAACCTGTACCGGTTGAAAACTTTGAGACAG AAATGGGAAGATGAAGGGGAGAGGCAGAAAGTCTTGATGGAAAAGCACTCTAGGGGATCTCTTGCTAGGTCTGACAGGGAAGCACGGGTCCAAGAGAAGGAAATGAGGAAAGTGCTCAAGACAAATCG GGTTTCAAGAAAGGGAGGACCGAAAAAGAACGAGTCTCAGTTGAACTCAACCTCGGTGCTGAAATCATCTCATCAACCTCAACAATCTGTTTCATTTGTTAACTCAGCAAACCTACATCAACCAGTTGGTATATCAGTTGGTTCAGGAAACATGAAAGCGGGAGCTCAGCAGTTGGGATTGTTTTCTCATTCATCAAAACCAGCAACTCAACCTCACCAATCAGAATCTACTGCCTATTCACAAAAACCAGCCCCAGGACCTCCAGCTATAAGCTCGGGCTTTTTTGTTGATTCCAGAAAAGTGACATTTCAGCCTCAACTGAGAAGGAACACTACAATGCAAGATAGGTATTTCAACCAAGCTTCTCAGAACTTGGATACGAGTACAAATCCAAACAACATACAAAGAGTGTATAATAGAACCGGAGAGGCTCTGGTTAACATCTATGACAACAAATCCAATGCTCATACTGTCCAAGGAATTTCATTCCAGGGTCATCAAAGACAGCCGTTGGCAAGTGTAAACCACTTCCTTCCCACGAGTCCGCGAGGGCAAAAGCTGATGTGCCGACATTATGCTCAGGGTCGATGTTACTATGGAGAAAGACGCAAGTTTTctcatgaaaatgaagtgaggGAAGAGAGGTGGTCCCAGCAGCAAAGTTACTACGGAGAGAGATGCAAGTTTTctcatgaaaatgaagtgaggGAAGAGAGGTGGTCCCAGCTGCAAAGTTACTACGGAGAGAGATGCAAGTTTTctcatgaaaatgaagtgaggGAAGAGAG GTGGTCTCCGCAGCAAAGTTACTACGGAGAGAGATGCAAGTTTTctcatgaaaatgaagtgaggGAAGAGAGGTGGCCTCCGCAGCAAAGGAATTTTGAGTTATCATGGAGACAGCGGCAAATTTTccatgaaaatgaagtgaggGAAGAGAGGTGGTCTCCGCAGCAAAGTTACTACGGAAAGAGATGCAAGTTTTctcatgaaaatgaagtgaggGAAGAGAGGTGGCCTCCGCAGCAAAGGAATTTTGAGTTATCATGGAGACAGCGGCAAATTTTCCAATGA
- the LOC126634100 gene encoding zinc finger CCCH domain-containing protein 62-like isoform X9 — protein MAAPEQSKNRRYEEKDEDLWEIGESESDPEYDSDESMKDPTYSILEETHAKFSNLSIKGKSKARIVKDNDVGSEAEVDGQEVVVPELDEKDRQSFENVQKIIEARQIEKLKVEQCKLYLRKNGLRLTGNKDTLILRIKEHLEILNGGGEKKYPASTFVLNCKGDACTGDVVMFEQHVYEMFDIASRSGKGPPCGTRIVAGRIVKESYGAAKQQHTFTIEVLWSKGEKPLPPLHPLLIKGRNLYRLKTLRQKWEDEGERQKVLMEKHSRGSLARSDREARVQEKEMRKVLKTNRVSRKGGPKKNESQLNSTSVLKSSHQPQQSVSFVNSANLHQPVGISVGSGNMKAGAQQLGLFSHSSKPATQPHQSESTAYSQKPAPGPPAISSGFFVDSRKVTFQPQLRRNTTMQDRYFNQASQNLDTSTNPNNIQRVYNRTGEALVNIYDNKSNAHTVQGISFQGHQRQPLASVNHFLPTSPRGQKLMCRHYAQGRCYYGERRKFSHENEVREERWSQQQSYYGERCKFSHENEVREERWSQLQSYYGERCKFSHENEVREERWSQQQSYYGERCKFSHENEVREERWSPQQSYYGERCKFSHENEVREERWPPQQRNFELSWRQRQIFQ, from the exons ATGGCTGCCCCTGAGCAATCCAAAAATCGTCGATACGAAGAAAAAGATGAAGACTTGTGGGAAATCGGAGAGTCCGAGTCCGACCCAGAATACGATTCGGATGAGTCAATGAAGGACCCGACTTACAGCATTCTCGAAGAAACCCACGCCAAATTCTCAAATCTCTCGATCAAGGGTAAATCAAAGGCTCG AATTGTTAAGGATAATGATGTCGGTAGTGAAGCAGAAGTTGATGGACAGGAGGTGGTTGTGCCTGAGCTGGACGAGAAGGATagacaaagctttgaaaatgtTCAAAAGATTATTGAAG CTAGACAGATTGAGAAACTGAAAGTGGAGCAATGTAAGCTGTACCTTAGGAAGAACGGGTTGAGACTCACCGGAAATAAAGACACGCTTATTCTGCGCATTAAGGAGCATTTAGA GATTTTGAATGGTGGGGGTGAGAAGAAGTACCCGGCATCtacctttgttttgaattgtaAAG GGGATGCATGCACTGGTGATGTCGTCATGTTTGAACAACATGTTTATGAAAT GTTTGACATAGCATCGCGGAGTGGAAAAGGCCCTCCATGTGGAACAAGGATTGTTGCAGGTAGGATTGTGAAAGAAAGCTATGGAGCTGCTAAACAGCAGCACACCTTTACA ATTGAAGTACTCTGGAGCAAAGGGGAGAAACCACTTCCTCCACTCCATCCCCTCCTAATTAAGGGCCGGAACCTGTACCGGTTGAAAACTTTGAGACAG AAATGGGAAGATGAAGGGGAGAGGCAGAAAGTCTTGATGGAAAAGCACTCTAGGGGATCTCTTGCTAGGTCTGACAGGGAAGCACGGGTCCAAGAGAAGGAAATGAGGAAAGTGCTCAAGACAAATCG GGTTTCAAGAAAGGGAGGACCGAAAAAGAACGAGTCTCAGTTGAACTCAACCTCGGTGCTGAAATCATCTCATCAACCTCAACAATCTGTTTCATTTGTTAACTCAGCAAACCTACATCAACCAGTTGGTATATCAGTTGGTTCAGGAAACATGAAAGCGGGAGCTCAGCAGTTGGGATTGTTTTCTCATTCATCAAAACCAGCAACTCAACCTCACCAATCAGAATCTACTGCCTATTCACAAAAACCAGCCCCAGGACCTCCAGCTATAAGCTCGGGCTTTTTTGTTGATTCCAGAAAAGTGACATTTCAGCCTCAACTGAGAAGGAACACTACAATGCAAGATAGGTATTTCAACCAAGCTTCTCAGAACTTGGATACGAGTACAAATCCAAACAACATACAAAGAGTGTATAATAGAACCGGAGAGGCTCTGGTTAACATCTATGACAACAAATCCAATGCTCATACTGTCCAAGGAATTTCATTCCAGGGTCATCAAAGACAGCCGTTGGCAAGTGTAAACCACTTCCTTCCCACGAGTCCGCGAGGGCAAAAGCTGATGTGCCGACATTATGCTCAGGGTCGATGTTACTATGGAGAAAGACGCAAGTTTTctcatgaaaatgaagtgaggGAAGAGAGGTGGTCCCAGCAGCAAAGTTACTACGGAGAGAGATGCAAGTTTTctcatgaaaatgaagtgaggGAAGAGAGGTGGTCCCAGCTGCAAAGTTACTACGGAGAGAGATGCAAGTTTTctcatgaaaatgaagtgaggGAAGAGAGGTGGTCTCAGCAGCAAAGTTACTACGGAGAGAGATGCAAGTTTTctcatgaaaatgaagtgaggGAAGAGAGGTGGTCTCCGCAGCAAAGTTACTACGGAGAGAGATGCAAGTTTTctcatgaaaatgaagtgaggGAAGAGAG GTGGCCTCCGCAGCAAAGGAATTTTGAGTTATCATGGAGACAGCGGCAAATTTTCCAATGA
- the LOC126634100 gene encoding zinc finger CCCH domain-containing protein 62-like isoform X5: MAAPEQSKNRRYEEKDEDLWEIGESESDPEYDSDESMKDPTYSILEETHAKFSNLSIKGKSKARIVKDNDVGSEAEVDGQEVVVPELDEKDRQSFENVQKIIEARQIEKLKVEQCKLYLRKNGLRLTGNKDTLILRIKEHLEILNGGGEKKYPASTFVLNCKGDACTGDVVMFEQHVYEMFDIASRSGKGPPCGTRIVAGRIVKESYGAAKQQHTFTIEVLWSKGEKPLPPLHPLLIKGRNLYRLKTLRQKWEDEGERQKVLMEKHSRGSLARSDREARVQEKEMRKVLKTNRVSRKGGPKKNESQLNSTSVLKSSHQPQQSVSFVNSANLHQPVGISVGSGNMKAGAQQLGLFSHSSKPATQPHQSESTAYSQKPAPGPPAISSGFFVDSRKVTFQPQLRRNTTMQDRYFNQASQNLDTSTNPNNIQRVYNRTGEALVNIYDNKSNAHTVQGISFQGHQRQPLASVNHFLPTSPRGQKLMCRHYAQGRCYYGERRKFSHENEVREERWSQQQSYYGERCKFSHENEVREERWSQLQSYYGERCKFSHENEVREERWSQQQSYYGERCKFSHENEVREERWPPQQRNFELSWRQRQIFHENEVREERWSPQQSYYGKRCKFSHENEVREERWPPQQRNFELSWRQRQIFQ; this comes from the exons ATGGCTGCCCCTGAGCAATCCAAAAATCGTCGATACGAAGAAAAAGATGAAGACTTGTGGGAAATCGGAGAGTCCGAGTCCGACCCAGAATACGATTCGGATGAGTCAATGAAGGACCCGACTTACAGCATTCTCGAAGAAACCCACGCCAAATTCTCAAATCTCTCGATCAAGGGTAAATCAAAGGCTCG AATTGTTAAGGATAATGATGTCGGTAGTGAAGCAGAAGTTGATGGACAGGAGGTGGTTGTGCCTGAGCTGGACGAGAAGGATagacaaagctttgaaaatgtTCAAAAGATTATTGAAG CTAGACAGATTGAGAAACTGAAAGTGGAGCAATGTAAGCTGTACCTTAGGAAGAACGGGTTGAGACTCACCGGAAATAAAGACACGCTTATTCTGCGCATTAAGGAGCATTTAGA GATTTTGAATGGTGGGGGTGAGAAGAAGTACCCGGCATCtacctttgttttgaattgtaAAG GGGATGCATGCACTGGTGATGTCGTCATGTTTGAACAACATGTTTATGAAAT GTTTGACATAGCATCGCGGAGTGGAAAAGGCCCTCCATGTGGAACAAGGATTGTTGCAGGTAGGATTGTGAAAGAAAGCTATGGAGCTGCTAAACAGCAGCACACCTTTACA ATTGAAGTACTCTGGAGCAAAGGGGAGAAACCACTTCCTCCACTCCATCCCCTCCTAATTAAGGGCCGGAACCTGTACCGGTTGAAAACTTTGAGACAG AAATGGGAAGATGAAGGGGAGAGGCAGAAAGTCTTGATGGAAAAGCACTCTAGGGGATCTCTTGCTAGGTCTGACAGGGAAGCACGGGTCCAAGAGAAGGAAATGAGGAAAGTGCTCAAGACAAATCG GGTTTCAAGAAAGGGAGGACCGAAAAAGAACGAGTCTCAGTTGAACTCAACCTCGGTGCTGAAATCATCTCATCAACCTCAACAATCTGTTTCATTTGTTAACTCAGCAAACCTACATCAACCAGTTGGTATATCAGTTGGTTCAGGAAACATGAAAGCGGGAGCTCAGCAGTTGGGATTGTTTTCTCATTCATCAAAACCAGCAACTCAACCTCACCAATCAGAATCTACTGCCTATTCACAAAAACCAGCCCCAGGACCTCCAGCTATAAGCTCGGGCTTTTTTGTTGATTCCAGAAAAGTGACATTTCAGCCTCAACTGAGAAGGAACACTACAATGCAAGATAGGTATTTCAACCAAGCTTCTCAGAACTTGGATACGAGTACAAATCCAAACAACATACAAAGAGTGTATAATAGAACCGGAGAGGCTCTGGTTAACATCTATGACAACAAATCCAATGCTCATACTGTCCAAGGAATTTCATTCCAGGGTCATCAAAGACAGCCGTTGGCAAGTGTAAACCACTTCCTTCCCACGAGTCCGCGAGGGCAAAAGCTGATGTGCCGACATTATGCTCAGGGTCGATGTTACTATGGAGAAAGACGCAAGTTTTctcatgaaaatgaagtgaggGAAGAGAGGTGGTCCCAGCAGCAAAGTTACTACGGAGAGAGATGCAAGTTTTctcatgaaaatgaagtgaggGAAGAGAGGTGGTCCCAGCTGCAAAGTTACTACGGAGAGAGATGCAAGTTTTctcatgaaaatgaagtgaggGAAGAGAGGTGGTCTCAGCAGCAAAGTTACTACGGAGAGAGATGCAAGTTTTctcatgaaaatgaagtgaggGAAGAGAG GTGGCCTCCGCAGCAAAGGAATTTTGAGTTATCATGGAGACAGCGGCAAATTTTccatgaaaatgaagtgaggGAAGAGAGGTGGTCTCCGCAGCAAAGTTACTACGGAAAGAGATGCAAGTTTTctcatgaaaatgaagtgaggGAAGAGAGGTGGCCTCCGCAGCAAAGGAATTTTGAGTTATCATGGAGACAGCGGCAAATTTTCCAATGA